The Fusobacterium polymorphum genome segment TTTAAAAGAGTTGATTTTCCTGAACCTGACTTTCCTAAAATAGATACAAATTCTCCTCTTTTTACTTCTAAATTTAACTTTTTTAAAATATGTAGCTTATTTCCTGTCTCCATATAGAATTTATCTATATCTTCTAATTTCATAATTATATTATTCATATCTAAGTGCCTCCACATTTTCAAGTCTAGCAGCTCTATAAGCAGGAAATATACTAGAAATTAAAATTACTATAAAGTTTGCTCCAACAATAATAGCTATTTCTTTTAAAGAAATTTCTATTGGAATATCCTTTAAATAATAAATATTAGAAACTAAATCCACTGCATAATTTTTAATATAATAAAGTAAAATTAATGATACAATTATTCCTAATATTATTCCTATTATTCCCAATATTATTCCTTGTATTAGAAATATTAACATGATATTTTTCTTAGAAAATCCCATTGCTCTCATAATTCCAATATCTTTTGTTTTCTCTCTTACAAGAGTATTTAAAGTTATCCATATTAAGAAACCTGCAACAATAGCTATAAGAGAAAATACTACAAGCATTATTGTTTTTTCTAAAGTCAAAGCAGAAAGCAATGCTTTATTTTGTTCTCCCCAAGTTCCTATAAAATAAGTTTCAGGAAGTTTTCTTGCTACATCAAATACAATTTCTTGTGCATCATAAGGGTTATCTAATCTCACTGATAATCTACCAACAGTGTTATCACTATATGTTATATATTGGGCAGTTGTTAGTGGAATAAGTACCATATTTATATCATATTCATAGAAACCACTTTGAAATATTCCAGCTACATTCATTTCTAAGTCAGTTTCTTCAGAAGTGATCAATTTTATTTTATCTCCAACTGATGCTCCTGTTGCTTTAGCTAATTCATTTCCTATTAAAACTCCCTTTTTATCTTCAAAATCTATTTTTCCATCAATTATATACTTATCTAAATTCATTGTTTTAACAGCTTTTTCTAAGTCATAACCAACAACTTTTACTCCTGCAACATAAGGTTCTATTCCACCTTCATATTTTACAATTCCTTGTGTTTCTATTGTAGGAACAACACCTTTAACACCTTTTAATGTTTCTATATCCTTTGAAATTTCTTCATAGTCTTGAATATTTTCTGGTGAATATACAGTTATATGGCTAGTTAATGATAATATACTATTTATCATATTTTTATCTAGCCCATTTGAAACACCAAGTGAAACTATTAAAACTGTTATTCCTATAAAAACTCCAACAATGGATAAAATACTTTGTTTCTTTCTTTCAAACATCTGTTTTTTTGCTATAAAAAATTCTATCATCTTCTACCTCTTATTTATATTAAATTTTACTTCTTCCCTTGCTCCATTTTCTGTAACAATAGTAAGTTTATGTTTTCCTATATCAAGTTCAAAAAACTTCTCTTTCTCATTTGAATAGCCTACATAATCTTCATCAAGATACCAATAAACATATTCATTATTAGGATTATATAATTTCATAGATACCTTTTTGTAACCATCAAAATCCTTTGGAACAAAGATATTTAAATTTTGCACTGGATAAGCAATTTTTACATTCTTATTTTCTCTGACACCATTTAAGAAGAAATAGTTTGAAACTTCTATTGGATATTCTATCACAATTTTTTCTTTTCTCTTATCAAAATTTGGACTTCTTGAATCAATCTCCATATCATCCTCATCAACAAATATTTTTTTATAGTATGGAGATATTCTCAATAATTTAGCTTCCTTAGGATATGGAACTTTTTTACTTTCCACATCATAAAATTTTCTATAACCTGTTTTTTCATCAATTTCTATTTCTTTTAAATCATCTGTTGGCTTCTCAAAAGTTTTTGAATTTATATCCACTATATTAAAAACTTTAAATAATAGATTTCCTGCTGTTTCTACTCCTGATAATGAAAAAATAGATTTTTGATTGAAATTTCCTAACCAAACAAGAACTGTATAATCAGGACTTACTCCAACTGCCCAAGCATCTTTCATACCATAACTAGTCCCTGTTTTCCAAGAAATAGGTCTTTGTTCACTATATAAATTTTCATTTCCTGGTCTCACTACCCTAGATAAAGTGTCAAGTGTCAAATAACTTGCTCCCTTAGAAAATTGTTGATGTTCTCTTGGTTTATCTTCTGTTAAAGTATATTTTAAATTTGATACCTTTCCATAATTTGCAAGTCCCGTATATAATTTTGCTATATCAACAGGTCTCATCTCTCTTGTTCCCAAGATTAAAGAAAGTCCATATTTATCAAATCTATCTTCTGGATAATTATCATTATTTTCTAAGAAGTAATAAAATCTATCCACTCCATAATCTGACAATAGTTTAACAAAAGGTATATTTAAAGATTTTATAAGTGCCTCTTCTATTTTTACCATACCTGTAAAAGTATTAGTTGAATTTTTGGGATAGAAATTTCCAAAATATATTGGTACATCAGGATAAATACTATCTGGAACTATAAGTCCATCATCTATTGATAAGGCAAAAAGAAATGGTTTTAAAAGTGAGGCAGGAGACCTTTTAGCTTGTAAACCATCAATTTCACCATTATTTCTTTTATCATAAAAATCTTGTGAAGCAACATAGGCAAGGACTTCCTTAGTTTTATTATTTACAACTAAGACAGCTGCATTATTTATTCCTACATCTTTCATTGCGTTTGAATAATCGTGTACAATTTTTTCTAATTTCTTCTGTAAATTATAATCTAAAGTTGACTTTATAATTTTTTCAGGATATTTGTTTTTCAAAAATATAGAAAATTGTGGTGCTTTTTTCTCATAATAATAAATTTTATTAGGAAATTTTTCAAGTAAACTAAATTTGTACTGTCTTTCATCTATTAATTTTCTATCCAGTAAAGTCTTTAAAAGTCTATTTCTTTTAGTTTCAAGTTTATCATTATTCTTTTTTAAGTTTAAAATTCCAGGTGAATTTGGTAAAACTGCTAAAAGTGCTGCCTCTGCATAACTTAAATCTTTTACTTCTTTATTAAAATACATCTTTATAGCTCCAGAATATCCAACTATATTTGAACCATAGGGAACATTATTTAAGTAGATTTTTAAAATTTCTTCTTTTGAAAATTTGCTTTCTAATTTATATGCTTTGACAACTTCCACCAATTTATTAAAGTATGTTCTTTTTTTAGGCTCAAGTAACTTTACAACTTGCATACTTATTGTACTTGCTCCCATTTTTTTTCCACCTGTTATATTATTAAAAAATGATTTTAATATTCTAGGGTAATCTACTCCAGAATGTGAATAGAACTTTTTATCTTCATAGTTAATAACTGCTATTTTAAGTGTTTCAGGGACTTCTCCATCATATTTTATATGAAATTCTTCTTCATTATTTAAAAATACAGATAAAATTTGCCCTTTTCTATCTAAAACAACTTTACTATAATTCACTTCTTCTACTAATTTTTGTGGGTCATAAGTTATATATACTTTTATTAAATAAATAAAAAGAAATATAAAAAGAGTTATGAAAAAAATAATCACTTTCTTAAAATTAATATTTTTTAACATAACTCTTTTCTCCTTCTAAAAATTCTAAAAATTTTGCTAATAAAATGTGAAGTAAAAAATAGTTCGTTACTAGCCAGATTTCTTAACGGATAAAAATTAAGAATTCGCTGCAAATTCACTAAACTCACTTCGTTCAAACATAGTGAGATTTGCTCGGCTCATTCTATTTAATTTTTATCCTAAAATCTGGAATGTAACTCTCTTATTTTTTATTCACATAACAATATTAAATTTATATTAGGTAAAAATCAAATAAACGAACTGCGAATTGACGAATTTTGTCGTTAAATGCTATGTTAGTGAGCGTTAAGAAAAGCAACTGTTTGAGTTGATTTATCAACGAGTTTTGCTTTTTAGCGAACGATTAGCATTTTAGACTTAAAATTCAGTCTCAGCAGGAGTTATTTGATTTTTACCTTTATTTAATAAATATTTTATTCCTTAACCTTAACTTCAAAACCTTTTAGATATGCTCTGTAATTATTGTTATACATAGATTCAACTTTTGTTCCAGGTAATCTATATGTTCCAGGAGTTACAGCAATTAAATTAATTTCAATTACTTTATCTTCTCCTGAATATAGTGGATAGAAGTAAGCAACTCTATCATCTTTTATGTCTACATAATTAACATTATTAGGTGATGAACTATTTCCATATTCTTCAGTATCAGCTTCTTCTGCATCAGATGCAGGAACTGGTATCATATCTCCATCTACTCTTTGAATATTAGTTTGTGTATTATCAAATTCCCAACCACTTGGTAAAATTTGTAATAATGAGATATCTGGTGAATCTGCATTAGCCAATTTAGAAGTTAATATCATCTTAAATCTAGTTCCAGCTTTTAAGTTCTTAACATCTATTTCTTTTCCAGCCATATCAACAAATTTTCTTGTTATAGTAATATTTTTACTTTCATCTTTTTCATCATATTTTACAGGTTTTCCTTTATAGAAAGAATTTACATATAATTTGCTAGATGAAGTATTTTTTATAACTATTTTCTTAGAATTTTCTTTTACACCTAAATTTCTAAATGTATATTCTCCATCTTTAAGCTCTAAGTTTTGTTCTTTTCCATCAACTATAAGTTTGAAAGATAGATTTTTCTTTTCAGGACTTACTTTTCCATCTCCTGCCAATGCTTGAACTATATTAGCTTTTTCATAAGTAGTCAACCAAGCATCACTCTTTGCTATAGCAAGAACTGAATTATAAAGTTCTGCATCTGCTGTACCATAAATAACTGTATAATATTTTAATATTTCAGCACTATCATCTGCATAATAGCTTCCATCTTTTCTTTCTGCTTTTTTAGGAAGTTTATCAGCTTCTTTTCTGGCAAAATCTTTTTCACCTATCTTACTATATGCAGCAAGTAGTCTCCATTTTTCAACAACAGACATATCCTTATAGTATCTATCAAAGACTATATTCATTTCAGAAACATTAGGGTCACCTATTGCTGCCAATAAGTATAACACTTCTACTTTTGGTACATCTGTTCTCATAGCTATTGAATTTAGATAATCCTTAGCTTTTTCAAACATAGTTTCTGGAACATAGTAACCTTTTTCTTTTGCTTCTATTAAGAATCTAATTGCATATACAGTTGATATTCCTTCTTCTTGAGAACCTGGCCAATATGCAAATGCTCCATTTCTTAATTGATAATTATTATTTAATTTACCAATTATAGTATTTATTTCATTCTTAGCATCATTTTTTTCTATTGGGTCAGTTGTTAAATTATCAATATATAGCATTGCCATACCTTTTGATGATATTTGTTCTAAACAAATATAAGGATAATCTAACAATGATTTTATTAATTTTTCAATTCCTAATTTTTGATAGCTAGAAAGTACTAACTTAGATTTTACACTTCCATTTATAAAATCTTTATATTCTGCTGCAGATAATGTAAATTCTTGATTAGGTTCTAATACTATTGATTTTTCACTATATTGATAAGGATAATTTGTATCAACATTTAAGTTAATTGTATCTTTATAGCTATATTTACTAGATTTAAAATCAATATCTATTTTAGTTGTTCCAACAGTTGTTGGTGCTTCAAGTTCAAATAAAACTTTTTCACTCTTACCATCTTTTACATTAACTTTTTTATTATAAGTTTTTCCATTGTAAGTTAAAGTAATTTCTGAGTTTCCAATAGCTTTTTCAATAGGGAATAAAGTTACAGGAACAGTAAATTTATCTCCAACTTTTAAAACTCTTGGTGCAGAAGTTTCAACTATTACAGGAGCTTTTACTGAAATTGACTTTTCAGCACTTCCATAACTTTCATCTGAAACTGCTACAACAAATAATCTCATTGTTCCAAAGAAATTTGGTAATTTTACATCAACTACTGCATTACCATTTTCATCACTTTCTGCAACACCTCTAAATATAGTTAAATTAGCAAATCTTTGTGCATCTCCTAGTAATTGCATATCTTCTTTTTTATAAGTTGCTTCTGCTGCCATTGGGCTAGCTATGGCATCTTCTTCAAAGTCTCCTCCACCAGTTTTTAATCTGTTTGCAACCTTATCTGAATATCTTTCAATGATATTAGAGAAGTTATCATAACTTTGAACTAACTTAGCTCTTTTTTCATAGAAGAATTTATAAGGATCTGGCTTCTTATAATTAGTCATTCTTAATATCCCTTCATCTACAAGGAATACTTCATAGTACATCTTTTTATTTTCTTTATTAGATAATTTTATTTTTAAATCTCCACCTGGTAAAACTTCTGTTTTAGTATCAACTTGAAGTGTCAACATTCTGCTCTTATCATCAACCATCAATGGAACTGAGCCATAAAGTCTTAATGGTCTATCATTTTGTTTATCAACATATTTTTGGAAAACAGATATACTTACATAAGCATTAGGGAAGAAATCTTTTTCAATAACAATAGTTTCTTCATTATCTTTTACTGTTAAAGTCTTCCAATATTCTTTTACAATCTTACCATCTTTTTCAATAGTTATTAATGCCTTTGAACCAACTGCTCCACTATACTTAATTTTTGCAATATCTCCAATATTGTATTTTTCTTTATCAGAGGTGATATTTAGATTTTCAATAGTTCCATGTTTTTTATCTCCATAGTGATAATTATAAACAAATACTCCTGAACTATGTCCTGTTTCTTCATCTTCTATTTCAATAAAGTTTACACCATCACCTAATTTAGTAACTTTTAAAAGTTCAGGTGAAGAACCAGAAGTAATTTCTCCTTCTTCTAAAAGAACTGTTTCAATATTTTCTTTAAATGATTTTTCATCATCATTATAATAGTCATACCACCAGTTAAATTCTTTATTATATACTCTATATTTTAATTTCTTTCCTGCAACTAAACTATCAGTTTTTTCATTTAATAGAATATATTTTACACTAGCTTCATTTTCATTTTGGCTTACTTTTTGTACTCCAACTGAATTTTCTCTATTTATGATTTTAAATACTTTATTTTCTGTACTATATCTTCCATTAGCATCTGAAACATTTACTATTGTACTTAAATAAAGATTTTTACTTTGTAGAGCATCTGGCATATCAAGTTTCAAATTAACTTCTCCTGAAGCATCGTCTAATGTTGTTTCAGCAAAATTT includes the following:
- the pbpC gene encoding penicillin-binding protein 1C produces the protein MLKNINFKKVIIFFITLFIFLFIYLIKVYITYDPQKLVEEVNYSKVVLDRKGQILSVFLNNEEEFHIKYDGEVPETLKIAVINYEDKKFYSHSGVDYPRILKSFFNNITGGKKMGASTISMQVVKLLEPKKRTYFNKLVEVVKAYKLESKFSKEEILKIYLNNVPYGSNIVGYSGAIKMYFNKEVKDLSYAEAALLAVLPNSPGILNLKKNNDKLETKRNRLLKTLLDRKLIDERQYKFSLLEKFPNKIYYYEKKAPQFSIFLKNKYPEKIIKSTLDYNLQKKLEKIVHDYSNAMKDVGINNAAVLVVNNKTKEVLAYVASQDFYDKRNNGEIDGLQAKRSPASLLKPFLFALSIDDGLIVPDSIYPDVPIYFGNFYPKNSTNTFTGMVKIEEALIKSLNIPFVKLLSDYGVDRFYYFLENNDNYPEDRFDKYGLSLILGTREMRPVDIAKLYTGLANYGKVSNLKYTLTEDKPREHQQFSKGASYLTLDTLSRVVRPGNENLYSEQRPISWKTGTSYGMKDAWAVGVSPDYTVLVWLGNFNQKSIFSLSGVETAGNLLFKVFNIVDINSKTFEKPTDDLKEIEIDEKTGYRKFYDVESKKVPYPKEAKLLRISPYYKKIFVDEDDMEIDSRSPNFDKRKEKIVIEYPIEVSNYFFLNGVRENKNVKIAYPVQNLNIFVPKDFDGYKKVSMKLYNPNNEYVYWYLDEDYVGYSNEKEKFFELDIGKHKLTIVTENGAREEVKFNINKR
- a CDS encoding ABC transporter permease — translated: MIEFFIAKKQMFERKKQSILSIVGVFIGITVLIVSLGVSNGLDKNMINSILSLTSHITVYSPENIQDYEEISKDIETLKGVKGVVPTIETQGIVKYEGGIEPYVAGVKVVGYDLEKAVKTMNLDKYIIDGKIDFEDKKGVLIGNELAKATGASVGDKIKLITSEETDLEMNVAGIFQSGFYEYDINMVLIPLTTAQYITYSDNTVGRLSVRLDNPYDAQEIVFDVARKLPETYFIGTWGEQNKALLSALTLEKTIMLVVFSLIAIVAGFLIWITLNTLVREKTKDIGIMRAMGFSKKNIMLIFLIQGIILGIIGIILGIIVSLILLYYIKNYAVDLVSNIYYLKDIPIEISLKEIAIIVGANFIVILISSIFPAYRAARLENVEALRYE
- a CDS encoding alpha-2-macroglobulin family protein, which encodes MKKILKLVFILSLLTLALVACKKDKQNQQNDGSQTETSQGYDDYQQVLYVNDAKFNISGDIVVLFSEELDKTQDFKKLVEVEGLDGDITIMPFINKLIIKGDFKKDNPYNIKVSKDIKGISGNSLTDDYIKYNLYLGKKEPSLSFVDSGNVLPSINNKKINFNSVNITKVKLEVVKVYTNNITQYLKLYANEYGVNEWQLKDDLGDVIFTKEYEIDSKEDQVIKNSIDLGNTIDTKGIYYVKISAIGQDSIDYDVAKYGEPNTYGYDNDAIYAKAEKTIILSDIGIVANSNNSKLDLKLLNLNTLNPISGAKLEFITSKNQTLEEGTTNSNGEYKSKTNLDNVFYVLVKYGNEFNVLYLAGNKINYSDFDIGGSLDGSDLKLYTYTDKGYYRPGDEINVSLIARSKEKMNDNQPFEYSFTGPDGSTKINSEVVKESKNGFYTFKIKTDMNDLTGAWTLTIKFGGKEITQKVFIESKIANTIAIDADEDKIYTKADVKDKAIDFKFAFKYLSGANVDKGTIVNFDYSVVEKDTQSKQYKNYVFSNPSNYKYQFRNFAETTLDDASGEVNLKLDMPDALQSKNLYLSTIVNVSDANGRYSTENKVFKIINRENSVGVQKVSQNENEASVKYILLNEKTDSLVAGKKLKYRVYNKEFNWWYDYYNDDEKSFKENIETVLLEEGEITSGSSPELLKVTKLGDGVNFIEIEDEETGHSSGVFVYNYHYGDKKHGTIENLNITSDKEKYNIGDIAKIKYSGAVGSKALITIEKDGKIVKEYWKTLTVKDNEETIVIEKDFFPNAYVSISVFQKYVDKQNDRPLRLYGSVPLMVDDKSRMLTLQVDTKTEVLPGGDLKIKLSNKENKKMYYEVFLVDEGILRMTNYKKPDPYKFFYEKRAKLVQSYDNFSNIIERYSDKVANRLKTGGGDFEEDAIASPMAAEATYKKEDMQLLGDAQRFANLTIFRGVAESDENGNAVVDVKLPNFFGTMRLFVVAVSDESYGSAEKSISVKAPVIVETSAPRVLKVGDKFTVPVTLFPIEKAIGNSEITLTYNGKTYNKKVNVKDGKSEKVLFELEAPTTVGTTKIDIDFKSSKYSYKDTINLNVDTNYPYQYSEKSIVLEPNQEFTLSAAEYKDFINGSVKSKLVLSSYQKLGIEKLIKSLLDYPYICLEQISSKGMAMLYIDNLTTDPIEKNDAKNEINTIIGKLNNNYQLRNGAFAYWPGSQEEGISTVYAIRFLIEAKEKGYYVPETMFEKAKDYLNSIAMRTDVPKVEVLYLLAAIGDPNVSEMNIVFDRYYKDMSVVEKWRLLAAYSKIGEKDFARKEADKLPKKAERKDGSYYADDSAEILKYYTVIYGTADAELYNSVLAIAKSDAWLTTYEKANIVQALAGDGKVSPEKKNLSFKLIVDGKEQNLELKDGEYTFRNLGVKENSKKIVIKNTSSSKLYVNSFYKGKPVKYDEKDESKNITITRKFVDMAGKEIDVKNLKAGTRFKMILTSKLANADSPDISLLQILPSGWEFDNTQTNIQRVDGDMIPVPASDAEEADTEEYGNSSSPNNVNYVDIKDDRVAYFYPLYSGEDKVIEINLIAVTPGTYRLPGTKVESMYNNNYRAYLKGFEVKVKE